The Syntrophorhabdales bacterium genome has a segment encoding these proteins:
- a CDS encoding Tim44 domain-containing protein — MKKSGWVKATIIMLAFFFLICYVLEAESIARVGGGSSMGSRGSRSYSSPSRPSPGPSQSYGSPARPTPPPQQPYQQPAGGGFFRGMLGGLAGGFLGSLLFRSLGFGGFGGMGGGGVGLFEIILLAVALFLVYRFMKRRREAAMSDAHYQSAETAAPGYQQSYGPSYGTAPTYDAPPASTDPEQGLRYIRQMDAYFDEQRFRDSCMDYFFKIQGAWTGRDVAPVRSLLTDEMYRSIQADVDKLKSEKKFNRLENIAVRSVDITEAWQEQGQDYITVLFYANLLDYVVDESSGQVVSGSKTDPVKFQEYWTFTRNVGSNPWQLSAINQAN, encoded by the coding sequence ATGAAAAAGAGCGGATGGGTGAAAGCAACTATTATTATGCTCGCCTTTTTCTTCCTGATCTGTTACGTGCTTGAGGCGGAATCTATTGCGAGAGTCGGTGGAGGGAGCTCAATGGGCTCGCGGGGATCAAGGTCATACAGTAGCCCCAGCAGGCCCTCACCGGGGCCGTCCCAGTCATATGGCAGTCCTGCTAGGCCTACCCCGCCACCGCAGCAACCCTACCAGCAGCCGGCGGGCGGCGGGTTTTTCAGGGGCATGCTCGGCGGTCTTGCCGGAGGATTTCTCGGCAGTCTGCTTTTCCGAAGCCTTGGATTCGGGGGATTCGGGGGTATGGGTGGCGGCGGGGTCGGTCTCTTTGAGATCATACTCCTCGCGGTGGCACTCTTTCTTGTCTACCGTTTCATGAAAAGAAGGCGGGAAGCGGCCATGAGTGACGCTCACTACCAGAGCGCTGAGACGGCTGCGCCCGGTTATCAACAGTCTTACGGACCTTCATACGGAACTGCTCCGACATACGATGCACCGCCTGCGAGCACAGACCCGGAACAGGGACTGCGCTATATCAGACAGATGGATGCTTACTTTGATGAGCAGAGGTTCCGGGATAGCTGCATGGATTACTTTTTCAAGATCCAGGGCGCATGGACAGGAAGAGATGTCGCGCCGGTCAGGAGCCTGCTCACCGACGAAATGTACAGAAGTATTCAGGCCGACGTCGACAAGCTCAAGTCTGAAAAGAAGTTTAACCGGCTCGAAAATATCGCCGTTCGATCGGTAGATATCACAGAAGCGTGGCAGGAACAGGGCCAGGACTATATCACGGTCCTCTTTTATGCGAACCTTCTTGACTACGTGGTCGACGAAAGCAGCGGTCAGGTTGTCTCGGGAAGCAAGACAGATCCGGTAAAGTTCCAAGAGTACTGGACGTTCA